The DNA window TGGTTAAACCTTCCTATACAGGCATAAGGCGGAGCTTCTGTTTAGAACGAAGCATGGCCAAGGGAGTGGGGTTTAAGCAGCTTTGGCACTGTCTGTTGCCAGTCACCAAATGAgggtgttatttttatttactttcttgCATATATACGTAGTGCCTGAAACTGCAATTTGCCTAATAACTGTTATTTATGCAGTGCACaacgcttttttttttatttgataacGATAATCTTGATCCTCGGTATTCAAAATAATTCGAGTGCACTGCTGGCCACTTCTATTTGTCCGTTATTTTACACGGCGGTCCCACCGAATGATTGATCCTGTTAAATTTGTTTCTCATTCAATTTaacgaaaaaaataaaagtgctgtACAGAAGAAAGAATGACGCAATATAATAAAACACAGAATGTCATTTGTATTTGGTCCGAAATCTATTTAAAAAGACGAGAATTCGCCTGTTAACTTTTGGTTATTTCATGGATAATATCCTCTAAAACAGGCAACTGATTACATTTGGATTTTAAGAGGGCCCAATAGGCtattctgttacattacattacactcagtgatcactttatttggtagacctgcacaccagcaaATATCAGACAATCATGTAACAGAAACTGaaaacataaaagcatgcagatatggtcaataGGTTCCGTTTTTGTTCATCCCAAAACTCAAAATAGGGATATTACTTTTCTTACGGAATAGTGGTTGGTGCCACAGGGGGAATCTTAGTCTGTCTGCTTAACTGCTAATCTcggatttacacacacacacacacacacacacacacacacacaaacacacacagacacgcactacTTTACAGTAAATGGTGCCGTTCTGTgggcaaaccccccccccccccccccccgtttccgATACCTGTGGGTTCGTGAGTGAAAAGCATCGGACAGACCTCGACAACATTTTCTTTCGTGGACTGCAAGAACACAATTCGTGATAACTTGCGCCCAGTTCAGAACAACGTACCGATGGAAGCGCCGATGACCAACAATGCGGCGAGATTTGCCTCGATTCCGCCACCTCGGGACCATGTTCTCTGGTCCCTGTTCAACTTCTTCTACATGAACGTGTGTTGCCTTGGATTTGGGGCTCTTTACTTCTCAATAAAGGTGAGCACGACCCGATGCCACTCCGTTTCTCtcagatatttttttttcctcaactcACTTACTCTTTCAAAGCTCTACCCCATCATTCTGAATATCGAACTTGCCTACTCAATAGTAGGGTATACTCGTGATGGGATTGGCCCTGTTGATTGCGTATTTATAAATGATGGGGTCCAATTGTGGGATAAAATGTATCTGAATTTTAAAATGCTGTGGATGCCGTAATGTTTATTCTTGTACTCGAAGATCGTCAATATTTACCTTTTCGCCACTGAACTTGTCAGTAAAAGAAGTTGAGTTTTGCAGGGACTTCTAATCTGGAAATAAAATTTAGTCACTCCACTGTCAAGAGTGAATAGCATTGTGGTAACGCGTTGTGGGTTTGCAAACATCTTTCACACAACTAAATTAATTTACTGGATTACTGACAGCGCATCTCTAAGCGCTTCACGCGGTTAAAAGCAAAGAAGCAAAGCTGCCTGTAGAATAAATAACCATACAGATCACGCATACAGAAACGTAGTCCACCGTGAAACCTAAAATATAATATACTTTAAAAACGACAGTAAATCCATCAAATGACGAcagtctgttctgttttggtcGCAATTTAAAAGTGGCGCGGTTCAGTAGctatttaaaatgtacctaCTATTTATGTCGAAGGTTGTGATATTTCTTTAGTTTTACAACAACATGAACTGATCAGGACAGTAgtcaacttttttttctttaatattatacattatacatgtacagtataaatgTTTAAGCAGTTTAAACAGTAACATTATATGAAAATGTCAATTTCTTAATAATAGCAAAGAATATTAAGCaaaattttgatttatttttccataatgcaaatggaaaaatacaaattGGTAGCAGGGCTTTCTTTCTCAGCATTTCATCTGTACGCGCTCAAGCAGCGCATATCTCGTTGCCTGTTTTTTGAGGTGCATATGTGGATAGTGAGTAAGTCCCTaacatttctttctttcaggcCAGAGACCGAAAAGTGGTCGGCGACATAGAAGGGGCGCGAGGATACGGGTCCAAAGCGCGCTGCTTAAACATCGTggcgctctgtctctccctgctgttcttcatcatcatcatcatcgtgcTTGCAGCGGGAACTGCGACCGCTGCTAATGCCATTAATATCCGTAGGAATTAACGGACACAATTTTGTCATAAGGTGCTTCGTTCCTTAATTGCCTCTTTCGTCCCCATTAAAGCCCTGCTACCAATTTGTATTTTACCATTTGCATtaagaaaaaatgaataaaaattttGCTTAATATTCTTTGCTATTATTAAGAAATTGACATTTTCATATAATGTTCCTGTTTAAACTGCTTAAACATGTATACAATGTTTCTATAATATTAAAGtgttgtagaaaaaaaaaactgatcagttcatgttgttgtaaaattaaTGATAAAAAGTGTGGGAAAGAAACACGCAGAATAGCATTTGTATTCgctaataaatatatttaaaaggatTTGAATTCACCTGTTCCAAAACTTCaaaagtcatgtaccttaaccactacgctacaggccaccctgtaatCATTAATCATTGTGAAAGgacgtttacaaaaaaaaaaaggtaacaaACAAAACCTGCACTGTGCcaaagtttaaaaatgtaattattgttaAAAATCTGGGATTGCTgttgttggaatgaaaaccaattTACATAGGGGGACCgagtttgagaaacactgagcatgtagacatggttcGTTGTTGCTCAGACCAAACCTcaaaatagggaagaaatgcgatgaaagtgactttgattgaGGAATAGTGGTTGGTGCCAGAGGGGGAAGTTCAGTCTCtccaaaactgctgttctcctggaatttacgcacacagacacccatgcacacacacacacacacacacacacacacacacacacacacacacacacacacacacacataccagtaTAAATGTACAGAGAAAATGTCTATAAACCAACTCCGAGAAGGAATGCGCACTTGGTCAAAGTTGTGCAGAGAGAAgatcttttaaaataataactttCTTGCATGTTTCAATAGGGGGCAGTATTGGATAATGAAAACCTTGGTCCTCGATATTGTGTATAATGCGAATGTACTGTGGGTGAAAGAAACACAGAATgacaattatatttattatgaaaTCTATTTAAAAAGATTAGAATTCACCTGTTCCATAACTTTGGCCAGTTTAAGGGATACGATCCTCCAGAACATGCAATGGAGCAACGAACAGCCTATTCCGTTACGTTGGGGGTAATTCTGTAATATTGTTCAATCAGTAGTGGTGCAAGGGGGATGAGTTACATCAGTTCCTTCACCTGTGGACAATAAAGTTCTTAGTTCACTCATTCTGATGATAAACTATATGTGCCTTTCAAATTTGCTTTGACATCTTCCTCTCCATCTGACTTCTCATACTTAATTGCCTCAGTTGAAATGATGCCATTATGGCCAATTAAATGATGACAAATTATAACAGAATATACTGCATCACTCATGGAATGTTTGTTCCATATGTTCcctgtttggtgggtgtgtctgCTTTAAAGCCGACTCCTTttgtgctcgcataccaggcagttaagggaccagcccctgtatatattgaATCGCTTATCAAGACgcatacaccagcaagacccctccgttccacTACTTCGGGacacctggcacctccccctcgccacacctgcacttctcagtcaatgaccttcctgtggacgtCAGAATAGCAGAATTCcactgaccactttcaaacctttccctccctacctcaccaccatgattagccttgtatatgccatagattatggCACTTATAAACAGTTATATATAGATAGTGTTGTATTACAtaagatattgtattgttgtactcggggtattctagctgccaaccgtggtatgctagttcataAACTGATGGATTCtgcaagggttccaattgtatctgtatggccacactaggactcggaaccgtaccgtcctctcgggtcctcttcatacttgttcctgtgttcgatctgcacttcattgtacatcgctctggataagagcgtctgctaaatgctaatgtatgtgcacataatctgtggttggctgagctgaacctgctgccttccaggcgtcactgagggaaggaaagtatcTTGGGCGCCTATGGTCAGGATAAGGTTTTTCGTCAGGGCTGAACATGACCTAGTTGTGTCctatgaattaaaatgtggaAACTTGAATTAGGCTACTATGAGTATAGTATAGTAGCCTATACTATAGCCTATTAGGCTACCTAGCACACTTCAGAGATTTGTCCTAGTGTGGCCATACAgatacaaatgtaaatgtgagaCATTTAGTTATTATGCTATTATACaattgcattttcattcatGGGGAACGCCATAATATGAATAACTTAGGCATATTTGAGACGAGTAAATGCATGCAGTATATGGCAGCAACGCACAGAAAATTCGCGTAAAAGGTGCCGGTGTAGGCTAGCTTAATTTTTCGGGAAGGGTATTTCGCAAATCCGTCTGAAGGTGACCATGTTAATTCAtaacagtatttaaaaaaactgtttcagtgaaaatatttcgCCTTAGAATATTTTACAAAGTGGCAATGCCCCCACCGTTACCGCTTGTAGTAGCCTAACTACCGACATAGTTCCGCTCCCTCTAAACTTTGCATGTAGGTTCCTGGTCAGAATTACAAGCCCAGTGAGAAAACATGGCGTTGTAACCCCACAATATATATCCGATCAGGCTAACTCTCATAAGAAAGAACAATCACGTCTTTCTGGTACACTCAAGAGAAATGAAACGCCCCGACACTTTCCGAAACCGCTAATAATAACTGTGGGGGGAAAACCGAGACGAAACAACCTTTGACAACGACGTCTGTGACGATTTGGTCAGTGTTTGACATGAGCTAACCCAGTTAATTAGCTCTGTGTCTTCATCAGTGGTAAGTAAAACCTGCCGAAGAGTTTTGAATTGTATTAGCTAtaatataatagatataaataAGAATAGGGCACTTCTTGTAATTTCTCAAGGTTCTTGATTTGGAGCCGAGCAAGATCAACGTTCATTTGTAGCTACACTCATTACGTTGTATTCAAGCTGTAACCTACATGAATTACGGAACGGAAAGTTAGTTAATGTGTCCTACACTTAGTTCAGGAAGATGTGTTTAACGTAATAGCCGTTAAATCCCGAATTTGAATCGGAACGTTCCTGATCAAAtaccattttaattgttttgtttttttcatcacaACTTTTACTTAAATGATGACCCGACGGTCTTGCAGTGGTTTCAGCGCGGTTTACGATGCCACAAGTTCAGTGACGTAAACTTGCCCACGAGCCTACAATTGTGGTAGgctatttatttgttcataattttgcaaaaattgaattattattatttatttattttttaaatatatatatatatatatatatattttttttttaccattgctTACCAGCTTATGTCTAGAAAACATGCAAGAGGAGCATCGCTATACATACAGGGTTGTTGGGTACATGGGCACATGTGGCTGCTTTCTGTGACAGGTGggacagattttcagccaatcttattttattttattttttttacccggAATACTTTATGTTGGTTGACCTCAGCAGAGACAAAGATGTGGCTTTCGGAGAATAAACATACTACAGACTGACTTTGTTTTCATTGTCGGTTTTCATGCGCAATATACCGCATTTTTGGCCGAGCGTCATCCACAATTTGTGGTTTACCAAGTGCGTTCTGCCACTTAACCTTGCAGAGGGAgtgtaatttgttattttttccaaCAATTTGAGGGAACATTGACTGACAAAAAGGATAGCACTACTGGTTTTGTGGTAGGCCTACTTCGGCTGCTGTAAAGTTAGTTATTAATAAAGTACAATAACTGACCCACACATTGATTCTACCAAGACATTTACGCCTCTTTATGCTAGATCATGAATTAGATTTGTTGAAATATTAAACCTGTAGTTGGCACAGAACACCGTGATTGCGTGATTGTATCACTGAACTGTGTATAGGTCTCAGGTTTCTGCATTGTTCTTGTGAACAAAACGACAGCAAAAAGAATGCTAGCATTCCACAAATCTCAGTGCTCGAGAACTTCAATCTAATTTTCAAGGACTTCCAATGTGGAATTCCAAATGGGACTTTGCTCTTCAGCATTTTCCGACCACACAAGAGTCCACCAAGAGGTCACCTGTTGTTCGTTGTCTGTCTTGTTTCCTGTTTTCTTTACTTTCTCACATCTGATTTGGGTGACAAACTGAGCTTCCTATAAGACAAGGACTGTAGTCCTGTGCTGTGAAAAGTAGAATCAAAATTACACCACAGAATTATATTctattacattaaataatttgcagatggtcttatccagagcaacttacgaAGTTGTACACATTCTTTGCACGCAACCCATCTATACAGCTGCATATATACTAGGGCTACcgatagcctagtggctgagctgcttgactgggacccggaaggttggtggttcaaaccctgatgtaaccacaataatatcagtgcagcttttgcacccttcagcaaggcctttgattgctcctgggggattgtcccctgcttagtcaaatcaactgtcagtcactggGATAAAAgtctcagctaaataacatgtaatgtaaaatattgagGCAGTTCAGGTTCAGTACCTTACTCAGGGATACAATGGCAGTGCCCCACCCAGGATTCAAGCCTGCAACCCCGCAGCTATGAGCCTGGTCTTTGCCATTTGCCCTAAATGGCACTCTATAAAAGACTTGCAGTGTTGGTGAGAGCACTCTCGAACAGGGACAGATTCTTCATCTGAGTTTTGATTTTAGCATACCACACATCGTACAGTTACCTACATGTACAGGTAGCTCTTGAATACAAACgctgtgcttttatttttccccataaTCTGAGGAAATAAAGAGCTCCTTTGGGGATATGTGTTCTCTGTTATGAAGGGCAGAAGGGATTAAAACAGGGaagctagatagatagatagatagatagatagatagatcctttattcatcccgagggaaggCACAGAACCCCGTTATATCAACACGGGAGATCTGCAATGTTGTTTCCTGGGTAGAGAGGTAAGGAAGGccgtctctcccctccctcctccttccctcttgcCCTCaccccttccttccttcctccccCGCCCTCAGGCAAGGAGAGACAGCCCAGAACTGGCAGCAGTTTGAAAGTAACACCTGGGGATCCAGGCGGGGCTAGCCCAAGAGAGACCTATGATTGAACCcgctgtgttcgaaaccgcatactactcatactaattttctaagaaaataaatatgtagtATGCAGTATGTAGTACATAGTCTGCAGTTTGGAACTTAGCCACAGACAAAATACAGTGCCTCGTGCAACCTGTGAGCACACCCAAGCTGTTCCCCGATTAGCTCTAAATTGTTCACACGGTGTGCACCCATTCTGActgctgatcctggatcagtggaATATAGACATCCCACTGCAAAATGAGCTGAATACAGACATCCCCCCCCCATACTGTATTACACAACCTGGGGGTATTCCCTGCACGTTTCGGTTCCTCAATTAAGGACTGTTTGTCAACTTGTGACACGATAATAATGCGATTTTCAAAACTTCACTTTCACCTGCGGTCCACATTGCTGGTTTTCAGGAGATTTCCCACCGCCACAAGtgtatcagggagcaggtgacAGATTTTCCAGGAGATACCCAGATCTTCCGGGTGAGGTGAGATGTCTGGGAATAGCAGAAACAGGGCAGAGGACGGGCCACTAAGAACAGACGGGACACGGCACAGCACAGTACACGGCACCGTGTGAGCTTCTCTGAAACCGTCACACACCGAACCGCGCTGGCTGGGTAGTTAGCGGTGATGGTGGTatggacacaaaatggctgcagtatCGTGAGAGTTGTGGGATAAAGTGGGCCTACTCTGCAGCTGGGAACTGGGAGGGTGCCGTGGAGGCCCTGCTATTGACCTATTGGCTTCTTtttgttaataataattttattttaataatcttttttttttgatatagCAGAGcacaaacaaaaccaacaaCAGGCACACAATGTTCACAATATGCAAATAGCAATATTGGAAAAAAAGGatgaaataaatagaaaatgcatataaatcatgaagacaaataaatagaaaaacagTTGAATGCAGTGCTATTTAGTGAAGAGATAATATTATTatgatcaataataataataataatacattttggcaTATACATGTTATGCAGGGCATATTACACAGATTACTATGGCAACTGAGGTTAAGTATGTAGTATAATGTTATTTTATCAGAGGCGTGAATTGTTTCTTCCTTAAAGGTAACAGCACTTCTTCTTTTATGGCTTGAACTCACCCCATAGCCTTCTGGGCCTGTGGCCAGGGCCCTGGCATTTATAAGGAAATGGCTTTATCTGAGCAGAGtgctgcctcaccctggctgtGTTTAATTAGGTGACTATGCCTAACGAAACGGGCTATTCTGCACACAGTGCTATTTGTTGTACTTTGAAACTTGTGggctgtgttcagtgtttttttaataaacagaGTGAGACATACATACTATCTGTACATATTGTAAAAGAACACAAATGCAGAAAATATAGTGATAGTTTTCATAAAAGTTATATAAATGTCAATATAATTGTGAAACTGTGGGAAAGGCTTGCCCCTTTGTTTTCAAGTTTGAAAACAGGTGCGTCGGTCCAATATGAATTGTAGAAAGATGTGGGAGATAAAATAATATGGttcaattattaataatatcatGAAGTGCATTGTGCAACAGGTGCAAGGTGCTCAAATTGAACGGTTTGGTCACAGACCTTCAGCCGCATATCAGTATAATTTAACGGCAATAAAAAGATTGAGC is part of the Conger conger chromosome 15, fConCon1.1, whole genome shotgun sequence genome and encodes:
- the LOC133111529 gene encoding dispanin subfamily A member 2b-like yields the protein MEAPMTNNAARFASIPPPRDHVLWSLFNFFYMNVCCLGFGALYFSIKARDRKVVGDIEGARGYGSKARCLNIVALCLSLLFFIIIIIVLAAGTATAANAINIRRN